The nucleotide window ACTGATGCAACAgcaattgcaaaaaaaataaataacgttaattccctccccctgccctcctccaaaTAACCAGccaaaaaatcaaaaggaacaAAGTTAGATGTCCTTTAAATGCAATACCACTAAATTGGAAATTTGAATTAATTCTCAGTTTTGGTAGTTGAATTAGAAGTTGAAAAGATTCAGGTAACAAAATGCAATGAATTGTCAGGGCAGCAACAGAAGATTATACATTGAATATACTCACTTCTACACTTTCTTCTGCAATTGCATCTCCTGCTCCCAGCTTAATGGGACCACAACTTGCTTCATCTTCAACTTGCCTGTTACGAAAAGTTAGTGCCTGCTCCCATCGACGCAGTGCTTCTTCAAAAAGCTCCATACCTAGGGGAGATCAGGAATACCTCCATTCCATCAAATGCGCAGCTTCCATATGAATTCACATTTTAGAGTTGCAGGACATTATATAGCTAATAAGCATGGTTGTAACAGAGATGTAAGTTTTTGAAACAACAGCATTTCCCAGTCTCAAAAGAAAGATATCTACCTTTTTAATATGATAAAGAAGTTCACAATATGATTAAAGCAACaattttcaatgtatttttttcctatttacattttaaaataattttatggaTTACTACTACaaatacaggaataaaaaatatgtattttgaaaaactaaCTCTAGATCAAGtaagatttcattattttatggaAATGTTCTTAGACACATCCCAACGGGACACTGCGAAAGAACACCACAATAATATTGTGTGTCACTTTGCCATAAAAACAAGAATTTATTTACATTCATTGTTGGTAGATGCTGATTATTCTTATTATAACTTACCCATCAAATATAAATTTTCAGGTGTGGTCACTGGAATATTGACAAGCTTCATATCATCTTCATCTCCTTTATCCCAGGAATTAGAATTGGCACAAGCACAACTGTGACAAGAGGTGGCACTCTGAAccttaaaaaaagtaaacaaattttGAAGTGTTGTTATACAGAGTATCCTTAAAACTATGTTCTTGCCAGAGTACATTACATCCAAGCTTTCTGCCTAGAAACTGTTTTTACTATGTAGTTGTCCTTCCCAGCTTCTCTAGCCTTCCACACAGCTTGTTCAGGAAAGTTGTTTCAGCTCAGTGAAACCATTAGGTGCACATTCAGTGCAAGTTAACACACATTCAAGAGCCTTAAAGCACTTTTACTTACGGAGGCCAGGCTTTGAACTGAACCAGAGTATTTACTGAAAAGTCCTCCATTTGCATAGATGCAAGACTGAGATCCTTTTTCCTTGGCAGAGCTCAGAGAAAGAGTCAAGTTTTGCCGACTACTGGAACAGCTAGAACCTAAGAGATACACTGATTTTAAAGCTGCTGCAAACTCAAAACATTGTATCTTTTGTTAGCAAGATCTATCACGAATTGCGTTTACTCTTTTCGATAAAATCCACTTTAGAAGCATACAACAAATATTcctttatttacagttttacaTGAGAAACTACAAATTAGAACAGTCAATATCTATAACAATAACCATGCATTTGAGGATTGTTATTTTCCCATctcataaaaaattaaatctgcttttctcagtATGGAGATCTGTCCACAAGAACAGTAAACCCCATTGTTAATATACTATTgataaaagaaagttttaatcCAAAGTCATGATTGAAACTTCACCTTTGAGAACAAGACCAGTTTATTTATAATACattgtaattttcttcctaatttgcACAACTTCTACTTCAACAATTCAAACCTACTCagcattaaaggaaaatactttgttttactGCTACACAGTTATGCACACCCAACCCCTCACacccattttcttcctgtccaagaaaacaaaaaaaacctcagggATTCCTTCATGTACCTTTTTCTGATGCAGCTGCTTTGGTACACTCTAATACTAGATGACTTGGTTCCCATGGTGGcactttcttgtttttctttccacgTCTTCTTTTAAAGTGATTGgccagaaaaagaacagatattGCACTCACTGCTGTTACTGTGAAAAGCTTCTTTAACCCAGGGGAAAgctttatctgaaaataaaagagtgTGACTTCATTGGAAGTATATGCTCCTTAACTCCCACCTTTCCTCCTGTCCTTCTTTTGCTGTGTTCAACCTAGGCTATAGCTTGTCTGAGGGAGATAAGAGATGCTGCTCTCACATAGCCTGAGAAACAACCAACTCTGAGCAAGGACACAGACTAACTGCTTCTCAAAATTTGTGATGGCCAGTAGGTGAGAGAGTTTACAAAGGGGCTGGTGCAACAAAGTGAGTGGCTGCACTAAGAGACATATTGCAGCACCAAGAACTATAAGGTATATTGCAAATCCACAAACTACGGGGATCTATGTAAATGACTTTCAGacaaacttctttttattttatttctttttaataccaGCTCAATGCAGGGCTTCAATTAATTCtctaacagcaaaaaaattctgagaagAAACTCACCCTTCACAAATAGACTATTTCTTGCACTGTGAAAGAGTGGAGGATCCAAAAGCTAACATTTGCATCGTGTTTCAATTTGGGAAGAACatgtatttaaacatatttctctaaataaacctttttttttcattgttacattttattttggatatAGATCAGTCATAGGTTTACAGACGTTTAAATTAGCAAATAAGAACCACATATACAAGCAACTGGAATTAAAAGCCATTAACAAAGTTTATAACATTCAAAGTGACAAGATATACAAAGAAGATAAGAGCCACTTAACTGGAAACTAGAGTCCACATTCACAAAATCTTTAGGAAATCTATGCTGCTTGAGAAACAGACTGCTGGGAGAAAACCAGATCTACAGTCCTTGGGGCTAATATGGTGTTTCTGTAACATGTTTCCTCACACAAGAGAGAGCTGGCCACACAGAGTACCGCTGCACTCTCGCAGTCCCTGGTTGCTGCGTAGTTGGTTAATACTATCAGAGTTGTGTAATTTAAAGAAGCACTGAAAGCTTTGCTCTGCATTGATTTTGCAATCAACAAGTCAAACACCTTTGACTTGAGAACCATGTCCTTAGTGGTACTGTATCTTGACTGAGGCCAAAAACCTAGCACTGTActctgcaaggaaaaggaaatccCTGAAACACAGCACAAGCACATACTTAGAAAAGACtactgtatttcacagaaaagagtTAATAACCAAATAACTGAGATTAAAACCTTGAAGCTCACAGAATTAAATGCTAGAACTAAAGTTTCAAAGAACTgtaagtggatttttttaaatttgtctgtGCCTACAAACATGATCATAAATAAActaacagtgaaatgaaaacctCTAGGAGAGGAAAGTTAATAGTTGCACATGATGGAGTTGCACATGGTATTTAAAAAGGATGTGAACATGCTgcaatgtaaaaaagaaatcagtgatCTTGCAGTAAGAATTTTAAAGTAttctaaatacagaaaaaatgtgaaaataatcaGATGCAGCTAAGACTGAGACTATCTCATTCTGGTTTTATATGCAGTAAAACTTTGAAAAGCATTTAcatgcaaatatgaaaaattacatcACTTTTGCTGACAAGCATCtaattcaataaaaataaaatactgtcatATTAAAGACATgggttttaaaagcagaactttaTTAGGACCTGCTaatatctgttttttaaaaaacactattGGCATTCCTAacaataaacaatttttttcttctagttatCCTTGTCAATGATTCAGCATacacagaatggaaaaaaatcatattttgtaCAGCCAACtagaaactcttttttttcctcctgtgtatTATGGCATCAGAATATGGCTCACCCTTCAAGAAATGTATTCTCTGAGGGATATGATTGAAGCCTTAATATTTTCTCAAGTAATTCTGACTTATTTCACTATTTCACTCTATCATTTATCACATATGTAGTTACAAGGAACTAACACCTGTCTTCTCTGAATCTCTACAACACAATTACAGCTCCTCCTCCCTTTGACATGAAGGTGCTCTAGGGACAAATCTTATGATTCCCTGCAGACAAGGGGTATCAGCTTCACAATACTTCCAGCTTTTGTCAACCTGAAAACTAAGATCAAAATGTATTCTTTGTCCAGATTTGAGTGACTGCTATCAATGTTGCTAGTGAAAACTAGCCTATAGTgtcaatgaaagaaaataaaaataaatcactccAGGGCCATCTGTAAAAGGAAATACTGTGATTAATAGAGCCTTAAGATTTTCTTTGAAGATCTTTCtgcaagtaaaacaaacaaacaaaaccagcaaaaagaaCTGAACGGGTTTAAAAAACGGCCTGCTTTCAAAGAATCAATACCTTGTTTTAGTCATATGCCACTTACTTAATCAAACAGAAGTGACTCCAAAACTAGAACAAGGATTTTTGATTTACATTAATGAATTATCATTCAGGTTAATTTGGATAGTGGTACTGGCAATCTAGAAAGTATTTCAGACCACACTCAATACTACTATTCAAAATTTACTGACAGTtatgtttagtttttaaatacctgaaaaattctacaaaaaaaaaaaagacaacttgaGGGTTTTGATATTTGATGAGAATCATTGTGCTGTTGCAAATGAAGACATATAGACATTGCAGATAAAGCAATCTCTTCAGTCAGATATATGATGATGCACTACGCATTTATTagcagaaaaagacaagaaaaccCTACTTATTTTAGTTCAATgttctaaataaaacaaaaatcaaggtGTTCTGTATAAATTTAATTCATACTAAGCACAGAAGAGTGAGAACAACATTGCAGTTCAACTTCTAAACATATATCAAAAGTGACAATGTTTAGATAACGTATAAATTACCTGGTTAAGAGAATAATACCAAGAAATGGGAAGATGAAATACCCGTAAAGCTACCGTCTTCAGAGAAAATCGTGCCTCAGTAGCAGCTTCTTCTGACATGGCTCCCTCTCTCCCATAACCTCATTAAGTGGAACTATCTTGAAAACAGTCACAGATGGTCTCTGGAATACTCTGTCAAATGAAGCATACGTGCTGAATTATGCAATAGAAGCCCAGGACAGCTTTCTTCTACGAGCTCAAATCTCTTATATAACAGGTACATGACTTGTTTGATTGATGTTTCTGAGTAGAGAAGACGTGCTTAATGAGAAGACAGCACATTTGCTGGCTCAGCTTAGGCCCCATTCCTTCCaactgctctgagcagagccCTGTGTATGTATAACCAGGATCCACAGAGGACTCGGTCTGCTTCGATTACCTGGCAGTTCACTTACTATATCCTCTAAATCATACACGGCAACAACCCTGTTTCTAAGATCACTGCTGTTGGAAGAGTGTAACTGCCAGCTCAGAGTTAAAAGATTTGAGAGCAGCCAGAAAAAGTTCATCTCATTCAGAGCTTCAGGATTTTTGGAGACACACGGTGAGGAATAAATAATACAGCCTGACGCAATCTCCCCTGTTAAAGGGAACATCCCCCTCACGCGCCGATGCTAAACACAAGGCGAAGCCTCTGGCACCTGACATCCAGGACCGCAACCGGGGCAGGGAGCGAGGTGACAGAAAAGGGCGGGCCCGCGCGCCGAGGGAGCCCTCAGCTTTAATCGCCGGCTGTtttcccgccgccgccgtctCCGGCCGCAGGCGGGCCGTGCCGCCCCGGAGGCGTTTCCTCAGGGCAGGCGCCTCTCCCCGCCGCGGGACACGGAGCGGGGCGCGGCCGGCCTCGGCGGGGCGGCGAACCCCGTCCCCGTAGCTGGCCCCGTTGGGGGCAGAAGCCACCGCCGTCCGGCCCTGCCGAGCCCTCCCCAGGCAAGGTAGCCCCGGCGTCGCGGTCAGGGGTGCCCGAGCGTCGGGACAGAGCCGGGGTGGCGGCTCCGCGCGCCCCTCAGCCCCCGTCCCCGCAGCCGCCCAGGCAAAGGCGGGCGCGCCTCGGGCCAGGTCCTCGCTGCGCGGTGGCCCGACGGTTGCCGCCCTCGGTTACCTGCCGAGCACCGGAGCGGGCGCCACGGGCAGCAGCCAGGGCCCCTCGCGGGCGGTTCCCTCCCCGCACCGGTGGCTGCTAGGAGACCGGCGGGGGATCCGCTTCCGGGCCAGTGAGAAGCGGCCGAGGTCGGCCGGGAGGCAGCCCCTGTCGCTGCCACGTGAGGGTGACCCGCTCCGTTAGGAGTCCGCGTCGGCCATCTTTACGCAGGGCAACCGCCTCCCGCGGACGGCCGGGTGAGGTGGGGTAAGAGCCTGGCGCCGCCATCTTTGTGCGGGGCAGTGCTCACGTGAGCGGCGGAGACGCTCCGCGCGGCCATCTTTGTGCGGGGCGCGTCCCGCGGCCGGGGTTGCCGCAGCCGCGGCCGGTGGGCGTCTGTCTGCGTGAGGAGGCGCCGGCGGAGCCGCGGTCTGGGCGCGCGCGCCTTCCCCGCCACGGCGGCCCTCTGCGCCGCCGCCGTCGTCCCGGGCGGGGGAGCGCTGCCCGCCCGCCAGGGCCGCCGTCCCCGGAGGCTGGGGTTCGCCATCGGTGGAAGCCGCGGGGCTGGCCGAGGCCCGACTTAGCTCCGGGCCCCGCCGCACGGTGCGTCCTCCCGGCTGCTCCGGTAAGAGGGGGAGAgtcccgccggcggcggggagggcgggtCGGGTCCGGCGTCCGTGAGGGGGGACAGGAGCGCGGCGGGCGGTGTCTCCGGCCGGTCTCAAAGTCCAGGGCGGCTCGGCCCGCCGGGCGCATTGGCACGGTGATGGccgcccgcggcggcggcgggagccgtCTCGGCGGCCGGGGCGCCGTGGTCCCGGAGGGCCGGGGCCGAGGCCGGTGCGCGGCCTGCCTCCCCCGCCGGGCCGCTGAGCTGAGCTGCGGGGCGATGGGTCGGCGGTGCCCGGGCCGCCCGCTCCGGGTCAGCGGGTCGCCGTGCGAGGCGGTCGGCAGGCGGGCTGGGTACGCCCGCCTGCCCGCTGGAAGCGGCCAAAGAGCTTTGACTCGACCTCCGCAAATACCTGCTAAATTTGAAGCCATGCGGCGACGGTGTTGTAGGTACGATGCTATTCCTAAAAACAATAATTTACCTGTAAATTACTCTGTTCGTTCCCTGAGGTATCTACACGCTTAGGTCGCCGTGTACGAGGGATGAAATAGGCTGGAGAAAAAGGTCTGGTGTAGCACCTAGTGGAAAATCACCGTAGACGACTTCTGTGCACAGGCAAAGCCTGAGTTAGGGAAATCCTCTTAGAAACATAAAGGTCAGCTAATGGGTTTCAGAGTTAGGATTTAAAGTGGTGGAAGAAAGAAACGAATGGACGGTCTATATACCCGAAAAGgcaacataaaatgaaaaatgtctaaGCCTGTACAAGGATATGCCCTCAACTCAAGCATTCTTTTTAATGTCCTTTCTCTTCGGAAACAATACttcatggcagaaaaataaaattttaatgaaagtgaTCTCACTTGAGTGGATAGCTCTTGGTGCCTGAAAAGAAGGACCAGGTATCTTTCATCATTTTACTGAGCATGCTTTTGTCATTTACTGGGGAAGTACCAGGTTTTATTCTAAATAGATAAAGTAAGTTTTCTACCAGAGTTAGGATTGGTGtcataattttttcaaaaaaacaggaTACTCTTGTTTTAGAGTtgatagattaaaaaaaggtagaaatagGGAGGGATGAGA belongs to Aquila chrysaetos chrysaetos chromosome 12, bAquChr1.4, whole genome shotgun sequence and includes:
- the LOC115349640 gene encoding putative uncharacterized protein encoded by LINC00612 — its product is MASNLAGICGGRVKALWPLPAGRRAYPARLPTASHGDPLTRSGRPGHRRPIAPQLSSAARRGRQAAHRPRPRPSGTTAPRPPRRLPPPPRAAITVPMRPAGRAALDFETGRRHRPPRSCPPSRTPDPTRPPRRRRDSPPLTGAAGRTHRAAGPGAKSGLGQPRGFHRWRTPASGDGGPGGRAALPRPGRRRRRRGPPWRGRRARPDRGSAGASSRRQTPTGRGCGNPGRGTRPAQRWPRGASPPLT